The sequence ATTTCCAACGCTGAGGACAAGCTTATTCGCTCCAAACAGCAATGAAAACCTACTAGAAAAGAGcctggatttgattgaagaATGAAGAGAAAATGTCATGGTTCAATTGACATATTATCAACAGAAACTCAAACAGGGGTATGACTTAAGCGTGAAGTTAAGATCGTTAGCCCCTAGGGACTTGGTGTTAAGGAAGGTTATGAGAACTGCAAAAAACCGGGCATAGGGAAAGTTAGGGTCCAATTGGGAAGGGTCATACCGTATCATCTCGGTAGCTAGTATAGGTGCATACTTCCTAGAAGATCTAGACGAAAATGTTGTGCCACGCCCCTGGAATATAAATAACCAgcaaaggtattattattaatgaaaggcaatTCTGTCATGTTTTTACATGTGACGTTATGTATTATCTTTATTACttttttgaatattaaacagaatcttGATCATGTTTGGTctctcagaccacataccttgggtaaattaatattcttgattatttgtttgaatattaaacagaacattgatCATGTCTGGTCCCTCGGACCACAAACATTGGTCATGTCTAGtcccttggaccacataccttgggtaaattaatattcttagttacttgtttgaatattaaacagaatcttggtcATACCTGGtccctcagaccacataccttgggtaaattaatatttaggttacttgtttgaatattaaacaaaaccttggtcatgtctggtcCCTCGAAccatataccttgggtaaattaatattcttggttacttgtttgaatattaaatagaaccttggtcatgcctggttcctcggaccacatatttGAATATTAcatagaaccttggtcatgcctgattcctcggaccacatatttGAATATTACACAGAACCTTAGTCATGTCTGGTTTATTGGACCAcgtaccttgggtaaattactATTCTTgattacttgtttgaatattaaacagaaccttggtcatgcttggttcCTTAGACCAcgtaccttgggtaaattaatattcttgattacttgtttgaatattaaacagaacattggttatggctggttcctcggaccatatacattgggtaaattaattttcttgattacttgtttgaatattaaacagaactttggtcatgcctggttccttggaccacatacattgggtaaattaatattcttggtTACTTtgttgaatattaaacagaactttgTTCATGTCTAGTTcttcgaaccacataccttgggtaaattaatattcttgatTACTGGTTTgatgttaaacagaatcttagtcatacctggttcctcagaccacataccttgggtaaattaacgcCTTAATAAATTTTCTAAGAGTTAAGCAAAACCTTGGCCATGCTTGGTCCCTTAGACCACATGCCTTAAGTAAAATAACACCTCACAATTTCACCAAGGATGAGACCTCGACATATACACcattatgagaaaacaatgactCACCTTGGGTTTTGATTAAAGGATTCTGAAGGTACATTCATAAGTACTCTTAAAATGAGAGACCTTAAACACCCCTTTTCTACTAAGTGTTTCGTTTGTCTTTAAGGACTTAAACAATCCTATTgattaaacaatttttagtaTCAACACATTGTTATTTTTCTCACTATTTACATGGGCTTGATTTACTTGAATTAACAACAATTCATCACTGTTAAATTTATGTTAAAGTATGGGTTTCCACCCTTAGAAGCATCATCAATCTAACCTCTCAACAATAGATAGAACTGTTATTACATCCAATCAGAGATAAATATTGCAGGGAAAATGAAAGTTCACTTGTCATAAAGCAAAATTTAATGTCTTTTCATTAATCAAAAGGAAAGGTACATCATAAAACATGGCAAACTGCTGCaacaaaaagaaagatacaaaggaagaaaaaaaaatcctaagctaAATCTGGGTTGGAGGAAGAGGATCTTGTTTGCTGGCTGGCTGAGAGATAGGAGGATCAGCAGCCTTGCCTGAGGTGGCCTTCTTCTTCGGGCCCTTGGTCTCTGAAAGAGTTTTAGCTTCCTTACCTTTGTCCTTGTCCTCTAGTTGAGTTCTACCTTGGGTAGTCTCCTTACCCTTAGCCACCTCCACCCTTTGGCCTAGGTCACCAGCCTTGACAAGCCCTTTGGAGGTCTCAGGGGCGGCGGAGAAGAAGGGCCTGGGTGCTGGGAGGCTGCACTAGTGCTGTTGTAGTAGGGGCAGTATCCATCTTATGGCTTGAGGCCGCTTTAGGAGCTTCTCGACGGTCTTGTGGACAATACACATTTTCAGCCCTTCTCCACTCCGAGGTAGCAGGAACTCCAGCCAAGTTCAATGCCTCGGTCCACACCTCAAGGCAGTAGTCCCTACAAACTCCAGCCAACTCATCAATCAGGCAGGCCTCGGTCTCTTGCACTCCAAGATCATAGAACTTCTGCTCCAAAGTATTTGCAACTACTTGAGCCGCCCGAGCCACCTCCTTAGCCTTCTCCAGCACTGCTTACAAATCTGCGACCTGCTGGTTGGCCGTGGCCAGCTTTATCTCAGTGTAGTGGAGCTTCTTACGCTACTCCTCAACCTACGTCTGAGCGTTGTTAAGGCCAGCCTCAGCTCTCTTCCTCCCCTTGTCCTCAACGGCTACCTTTGTGCAAGTTCCTTATTCGTTTGCTCGGCAATGGCCAGAGCCTTGCTGGTCTTTGCGCGAAGATTGTCCGCGAGCCTAGCCTTGGATCGGGCGTCTTCCACCCACTCTTAGTCCATGAAAACGTCCTGGATTGCCTGCATAAAAATGACAAAGGAATACCctatcaaagaagaaaaagataccCTCTCATGAAGTTAGTAAGGCGGGTCGAAAAACTTACCACGGCTAAGTCCCTCTTCAGGGATAGAAACAGATCTTGTTGCTTCACATTTTTCAAAGCAGCCATATCCTTCGGCAATAAAAGGGGATGCTCTAGGGCATTGGCAAGGTAATGGGCGTTCCCTCTCTAGAACTCCCTGATGGTGGAGCTTCATGGTATCGCTGCCCCGTCCAGCTCCAGCCAAGGGTTCCACATTGGGTTCAGAGGGAGCACCTCAGCTATGTGCTCAGCCTTCTTACCCTCGACTAAGAAAGCCCTTCCCTTGCCCTTGGCCATCTTGGGTATCTTTGGAGGAACTCCCTCATTGTAGGGGACCAACTCCCCCTCCTCGGCCACCTCCTTgtccttcttcctcttcttcagaTTGGCAAGCACGAAGGGGTTGactgaaagagaaaaaagaggagGAGGAAGCGCAGAGCCCGAGACATCCTTAGGCGCCGACCCCTTGGACCTTCCCGCGAGGAGTTAACGGAGGCCTGACCCCTTCTTCCTCTCCAATggcatttcttcttctttttcttcttcttcttcttcttcttcttccaaactGCTGGTTATGCACGCAACGACGAATCAGAGGATTGAACGCCTTCGTCTTCCGAGTCTGAGACCTGAATCACAGGCTCTCCCTGCTCCTCcctctcttcttcctcaagtcaaaactggtctatctcctcctCGACTGATAGGCACAAGGAAGCTGTTTCTTCTCTCAAAACCACTTCTTCACGCGGAGAACGATGGGAAGGCAGCTAGACCTGCACGGTAACTTCTCGAGCTAGATATCTAGGCACCGAGACGTCAATCCAAGCCAGCTGAGGATCACCCGCTCTGATCGTGTTGCCTACATCCTGAAACTTATTGGACAGGGGCTTGAAGTCAAGGATGAGATGGACAGCTCTCAGTTCTCTATCCTTGCTCACAAACACCTCGGATCTCAACACCCTGTTGAAATCTGGAACGTTAAAAAAGTTGAGATTGGGAGCCGCGTATCTTtcatctacaaaaaaaaaaaaaaaattgagaagcaAAACCATAGTTAGAAAGGTGAGTCATCAGTCAGAGGGAAACAAACTACTAAAGGaatgaagaaagaagcaaaCTACAAAACTAATTCCCGTGTTAAAAGACCTAAACCTAGGATACCCAACCTAGTGTCCCTCCTAGGTTAGGCAGTGAAAACTGTCATGCCCTTCACCCGAGACGATTAGAAAGtcatctttcatgcctttgttggacttagGGAGACACGAGATGAGTCTAACGTCAAAAGACCTAAACTTAAGATAATAGCCCGAGTCTGCTAGCAGATAGCACTCGTACATCCAAACAacgtcatgccaggtgaggCCCAACTCCAACAGCTCGTTAAGAGCGTTTACGctacctaagaccctaaacaaGTTGGGTGCGCAATGATGAGGGAAAATCCTATAGGCGGTCAAATAGTCCTTGGTCACTCTACCCATAGGAAGCCTTATTCCCCCTTCCATGAAGACGATCACGGGAATAACGACATCCCCCTCTCTTCTGAGGGTTTGCCACCCACCTAAAGGGCAATACCTCAAAGAAACACCCCGAGGGATATGATACAAGGCCCTAAACCCCTCCATACCTGCGGGGATATCTACCAAGTGAGCAAACCTACCCATCTAAATAGGCTAAGGTAAAGAGAAAGAACTTTTTTGAaggaagaaatagaaaaaagaaggtCGAGGAGAAAAGAACTTAAGAGTAAGGTTAGGATAAACAAGGAACTTACGAAAATAATGATTGGAGTCACCTCAAGAGCTTCTTGAAagattgaagatttgaaaaatAGGAGAAATGAGTCCCCCAAGCACCTTATATAGGAAGTAGAATTGGGCAGGAGTTACTCCACCcaaattttgaggaaaaatacTAGCCGTAAGATCTCCATCTCACCGTAGGACGTGGGGGACAAGGCGCGGCATGGAGCATTTAATGAGACGTTTCGAACTTCGAAACGTCAGGAATGGTTACAGGACATGCGAGATGATGCTCTCACGTGGGAAAATCAAAGAAGCTTGTGGAGTCAATCACTCAGgatcaaaaccccacttttctcctcagacaagagagaaaaagtggagttttgaggggctattatgaaatatataaatttaataatgtaataatGTCACGTGTCATACCCGATGCCGAGGAGGCCGATGTAGTTCCGAGAAGACCATACCCTCAGACGGTAAGGCCAGGGAGGCGAGCCTTGGCCACGTTGATGGCACATTGCCAAAGGAGGTCGCACTGTAAAGGAAGAGCTTCAGAGAGGGAGGTAAACCTGGCGTATCTGAAGGGATGGTAGCTGCCACTACATTTATTGCACCCCACCATACcctctggccgcatttatgtggagaagacccttgaacagtgtTGTCTTGGTTGCTACAACTCACAGAAGATTTAGgaaggtgtctgatgggacaagcactcgTAGAATATTTAGGAAGGTGTCTAATGGGACAAGCACTAGAGTAGTGGCCTatatgatcaacaaatggagggccAAAATCAGCCAAAAGgggctatataatgtaagaaaTCCTCCAGAGAAAGGGGCAGGTTCATCTAAGAATTTATGGAGGAAACACTGTTGCAACAAGAATTGAAATTGTAACCAAGTTTAAGAAAGATATATACAAGAGCTACTCTTTCTCGGACTTTGCCAAGGAAAAGTTATTTAGCATTAAACCTGTTTATCTTGGTTTATCTTGTCCTCTAGATCCATTATAGTTGTTTTCCAAATTATTAAAGTCTAGTTTccaacccactctctacaaattcattgtgttgggctcgTTGTGCCATAATTGTATTACCTTTTGGGCTTAGGATCCAATTTGCGCTCTTAcaattatcattatttataattttattagtaatattgattattattttttaattattattattattgtctttTGATCTTTTCCCCCTGTATTGAAATCTTGGCTCCATTACTCTTTTAAGGTGTTACTAGGGATGAGTTATGAACACCTAGAAAGTTTTAAGGTGCACTGATTAGGACCGTCTTAATCCGGTGTTAATTACTCTTGTTATGATCAATGTTTGGTTGAGTCACCATTTCCTAGACCTATCATGCATATTATTGGTATCCGAAATAATAACACAATTTAGGTTCATTTCGTGTTGGATACGTAGCTTTGAGTCTTTGACTGAATTTGACCTATCGAAAGTGCTCAACGTATAAACACAACCATGCTATCTCTAGCTATGAAGCAATGTCGTTACACACAATATACACTAGCAATGTTCAATGCTATTCTTACTCAGTTACGCAATGATTGATTTGGAAAGGCAGGTATAAATTAAGCTTGgattaaaaaatcataataataaaaaccgaCAAGATtattaaggacatatttttGGATTTGACAACTGTGATCAGGGATGACCTCACTGCATTGCCATGCACAACTACCTGTACTACCTTGCTTTTGTGATTATTGGGCCTTAATTTTCTCCAAACAACAAGAACCCCTACCTATATAAAGCTTATCCCtattcttgatttcacatacCAACCCCACAGTTGATTGTGTACTGTGCAGTGGACACAAATAGAGCTACTTTAGTCTTTCTCATATAtcatttcctttgtttttcctCTTCTACTTTCAATTCCATGGCTAGCTCATTGGTTTTTTGTTCATGGATCATTTTCATGGTCATGGCATTGGGAACTCTTAGTACTCAAACCGAGGCTGCTCGGGCTTTCTTCGTTTTTGGAGATTCACTGGTTGATAATGGCAACAACAACTACTTGGCAACCACTGCCCGAGCAGACTCTCCTCCTTATGGCATTGATTTCCCTCCCACCCATCGACCTACTGGCCGATTCTCTAATGGCTACAACATTCCAGATATTATCTGTTGGGTTACATTcctttttctcattatttttcatGCTAAAATTCCAACCTTCTATTCATTAATTTGTAACTGTTTATGAGTCTTGTACGATtgattaacacaaaaaaatgtACATTCAGGTCAGCAACTTGGCACGGACCTATTGTTACCATACTTGAGCCCACAGCTCACTGGACAAAAACTACTTGTTGGTGCAAACTTTGCTTCTGCTGGAATCGGAATTCTCAATGACACCGGAGTCCAGTTCGTAAGTCTAACATCTGTCTCAATTTATATTTGCGAGACCCATTTCacggttaaaattttattttttacaaattgccaCATTTTAAATGCCACGACCTTGGATACAGTTTTAGATTTGTTAAATTTAATCCGAATCATGCAAGgcttaaattaatatatgttaCCTCTTGCAGGTGAACATTATCAGAATGTTCCAACAATTTGAATACTTTAAACAATATCAGCAACGACTAGCTGCTCAAATTGGAGCTGAGCAGGCAAAGCGACGTGTTAGTGAAGCACTCGTCCTCATCACTGTTGGTGGCAATGACTTTGTTAACAACTACTACTTGGTGCCTTTCTCTGCCAGATCTCGCCAATACAATCTCCCGGATTATGTTAAGTACCTCATTTCTGAGTTCGAAAAACTTCTACAGGTAAATCCTATTTATTGCCTTGGCTAGCTAACTTTTCTGGTTTTACATGCACAATTGCACACAATGTGCTACGTGCAATAccaatatatatgtataggcCACATGTGTACTTAAAAAGGGTAACATGCTTAATCTTTTGTTGAGAGAAATAACCTATCATATCTTGATAAAGTTGCTAATTATTTGCTTCTAATCGatgcaattaattattttaaactgtcacaaagataaaaaaaaaattacaaattattaagGCAGTAAATTGTGATTAGTATAACATTATTTTCACTTAAATCACCATTCACATCACCGCAACAGATGCAAAATTTATTGTACCGTTAGACTTAATGTTAATCATTAGATTTCTTATCAAGCTAAATGGCTTAAATTTTGAGTCAAAAAGCAACCTGCCTTGTGGTCCAGAATTTATCTACTACACGTGCCATATGAGTTgtgtcacttttttttaagCTAATATCACAAGTTAATGTGATTTCAGAAATTATATGATCTTGGAGCACGTAGGGTCCTTGTGACAGGAACTGGACCACTAGGTTGTGTTCCAGCAGAGCTTGCCATGCGAAGCACCAATGGTGGATGCTCAGCTGATCTGCAAAGAGCTGCCGCCTTGTACAACCCACAACTTGTTCAGATGATTCGAGGTCTCAACAGCAAGATTGGTTCCGATATTTTTATTG comes from Castanea sativa cultivar Marrone di Chiusa Pesio chromosome 3, ASM4071231v1 and encodes:
- the LOC142627714 gene encoding GDSL esterase/lipase At5g33370-like — its product is MASSLVFCSWIIFMVMALGTLSTQTEAARAFFVFGDSLVDNGNNNYLATTARADSPPYGIDFPPTHRPTGRFSNGYNIPDIICQQLGTDLLLPYLSPQLTGQKLLVGANFASAGIGILNDTGVQFVNIIRMFQQFEYFKQYQQRLAAQIGAEQAKRRVSEALVLITVGGNDFVNNYYLVPFSARSRQYNLPDYVKYLISEFEKLLQKLYDLGARRVLVTGTGPLGCVPAELAMRSTNGGCSADLQRAAALYNPQLVQMIRGLNSKIGSDIFIAANTMLMHNDFISNPQAYGFITSKIACCGQGPNNGLGLCTVASNLCPNRDQYAFWDPFHPSEKASKIVVQQILSGSNEMMYPMNLSTALALDSMTMT